One segment of Carya illinoinensis cultivar Pawnee chromosome 13, C.illinoinensisPawnee_v1, whole genome shotgun sequence DNA contains the following:
- the LOC122292826 gene encoding crossover junction endonuclease MUS81 isoform X1 has product MDMQRRVAVCTENEGLVAYMWSKRQELAEKPKGISENVDMTLSKAYSNMCNSKTPIKSLKDLSQIKGVGKWILRLMQGFFETGSGASEPEDLSKEGKRRKGTKRYVPQKNSVAYALLIALYRGIANGNEFMRKQELIDAAEASGLSRVPIAPEKGKGKPGQFGSSPKDWYSGWNCMKTLITKGLVVKSSCPAKYMLTQEGQEVAHDCLMRSGLADPADSLANTEGFSDKGAHGMPNLDLVQLDVDIDVMPASRGLSQQKKLPIKKSQQKKSIDVPFESLERFMRMGYSKDQVLSAFTEVSKSSQTKEISSLWPAVLCRLREDQVYGHRHVVGSESRLTDHSQDDGGHMPELYSNNTAPNSSTLRELYSNNTAPNSSTLRACSSSSCDRPVQKSRMDGLKGNMNVLSMPPLSFGERFEDAYEVTLILDDREQFATQGNYILGFSSRSRRIIENICSQFRIKIEVRRLPVGDGIWIARHKYVDSEYVLDFIVERKNVDDLRCSIRDNRYRDQKLRLLRCGLKKLIYLVEGDPNSSEAAESIKTACFTTEILEGFDVQRTTGLADTLKKYGYLTQAISHYYNSVLPEDCTKGAGVCPPYDEFVKRCQDLDKVTVSDVFAIQLMQVPQVTEDVAIAVLDLYPTLLSLARAYSLLEGDQSAQEEMLSRQSKDVISLVASKNIFYLVWGN; this is encoded by the exons ATGGACATGCAGAGGCGCGTGGCGGTGTGCACTGAGAACGAGGGCCTTGTGGCGTACATGTGGAGCAAGAGGCAGGAGCTTGCGGAGAAGCCCAAAGGGATCTCCGAGAACGTTGACATGACTCTTTCAAAGGCTTACTCCAATATGTGCAACTCCAAAACCCCAATCAAGTCCCTCAAAGACCTCTCTCAGATCAA GGGTGTGGGCAAATGGATCCTAAGACTTATGCAAGGGTTTTTTGAGACTGGTTCAGGTGCTTCTGAACCAGAAGACTTATCTAAAGAAG GTAAGAGAAGGAAAGGAACCAAACGTTATGTACCACAAAAGAATTCCGTTGCATATGCCTTGTTGATAGCCCTGTACAG GGGGATTGCAAATGGGAATGAATTTATGCGTAAACAGGAGCTAATTGATGCAGCTGAAGCAAGTGGACTTTCTCGGGTGCCAATTGC GccagaaaagggaaaaggaaaaccGGGGCAATTTGGAAGTTCTCCAAAGGATTGGTATAGTGGGTGGAACTGCATGAAGACATTGATAACCAAGGGATTAGTTGTTAAATCGAGTTGCCCTGCAAA GTACATGCTAACCCAAGAAGGTCAGGAAGTAGCACATGACTGTCTCATGAGATCTGGTTTGGCTGATCCAGCTGATAGCTTGGCTAATACAGAAGGCTTTTCTGATAAGGGGGCACATGGTATGCCAAATCTGGATTTGGTTCAACTTGACGTGGATATAGATGTGATGCCCGCATCTAGGGGTTTAAGTCAGCAGAAGAaattaccgataaaaaaaagtcAGCAGAAGAAATCAATTGATGTGCCATTTGAATCACTTGAGAGG TTTATGCGCATGGGATACTCTAAGGATCAAGTTCTTAGTGCTTTCACTGAAGTTTCCAAGAGTTCTCAGACGAAGGAGATCTCATCACTCTGGCCAGCAGTTTTGTGTCGTCTTCGAGAGGACCAAGTTTATG GTCACAGACATGTTGTTGGAAGTGAGAGTAGACTGACAGATCATTCTCAAGATGACGGTGGGCATATGCCagaattatattctaataacaCAGCACCAAACTCTTCTACCTTGAgagaattatattctaataacaCAGCACCAAACTCTTCTACCTTGAGAGCTTGCTCATCATCTTCATGT GATCGTCCTGTGCAAAAGTCAAGGATGGATGGTTTAAAAGGAAATATGAATGTTTTAAGCATGCCACCTCTGAGCTTTGGTGAGAGATTTGAGGATGCATATGAAGTGACCTTGATATTGGATGATCGAGAGCAGTTTGCCACTCAGGG TAACTATATATTGGGTTTTAGCTCGCGGTCGAGGAGAATTATCGAGAATATATGTAGTCAATTCAGAATCAAAATAGAG GTTAGACGGTTACCAGTTGGAGATGGAATCTGGATAGCTCGCCATAAATATGTTGACAGTGAATACGtacttgattttattgttgaaaGGAAGAATGTTGATGATTTACGCTGTTCCATCAGGGATAATCGATATAGGGACCAAAAACTGAGGCTTTTG AGGTGTGGACTTAAGAAGCTGATATATCTTGTGGAGGGGGACCCAAATTCTTCCGAAGCTGCCGAAAGCATCAAAACAGC TTGTTTTACTACAGAGATTCTGGAGGGATTTGATGTGCAGCGAACAACTGGTTTGGCTGATACTCTAAAGAAGTATGGTTATCTTACCCAAGCAATATCTCACTACTATAACTCAGTGTTGCCTGAGGACTGCACTAAGGGCGCAGGAGTATGCCCTCCTTATGATGAGTTTGTCAAAAGGTGCCAAGACCTGGATAAAGTTACAGTCAGCGATGTGTTTGCAATTCAACTCATGCAG GTCCCACAAGTTACAGAGGATGTCGCCATTGCTGTTTTGGATTTGTACCCAACACTTCTATCTCTTGCCCGTGCCTACTCTCTTCTT GAGGGCGACCAAAGTGCACAAGAGGAGATGCTTAGCAGACAGAGTAAAGATGTGATCAGTTTAGTTGCTAGTAAGAATATATTCTACTTAGTCTGGGGCAACTGA
- the LOC122292826 gene encoding crossover junction endonuclease MUS81 isoform X5, producing the protein MDMQRRVAVCTENEGLVAYMWSKRQELAEKPKGISENVDMTLSKAYSNMCNSKTPIKSLKDLSQIKGVGKWILRLMQGFFETGSGASEPEDLSKEGKRRKGTKRYVPQKNSVAYALLIALYRGIANGNEFMRKQELIDAAEASGLSRVPIAPEKGKGKPGQFGSSPKDWYSGWNCMKTLITKGLVVKSSCPAKYMLTQEGQEVAHDCLMRSGLADPADSLANTEGFSDKGAHGMPNLDLVQLDVDIDVMPASRGLSQQKKLPIKKSQQKKSIDVPFESLERFMRMGYSKDQVLSAFTEVSKSSQTKEISSLWPAVLCRLREDQVYGHRHVVGSESRLTDHSQDDGGHMPELYSNNTAPNSSTLRELYSNNTAPNSSTLRACSSSSCDRPVQKSRMDGLKGNMNVLSMPPLSFGERFEDAYEVTLILDDREQFATQGNYILGFSSRSRRIIENICSQFRIKIERCGLKKLIYLVEGDPNSSEAAESIKTACFTTEILEGFDVQRTTGLADTLKKYGYLTQAISHYYNSVLPEDCTKGAGVCPPYDEFVKRCQDLDKVTVSDVFAIQLMQVPQVTEDVAIAVLDLYPTLLSLARAYSLLEGDQSAQEEMLSRQSKDVISLVASKNIFYLVWGN; encoded by the exons ATGGACATGCAGAGGCGCGTGGCGGTGTGCACTGAGAACGAGGGCCTTGTGGCGTACATGTGGAGCAAGAGGCAGGAGCTTGCGGAGAAGCCCAAAGGGATCTCCGAGAACGTTGACATGACTCTTTCAAAGGCTTACTCCAATATGTGCAACTCCAAAACCCCAATCAAGTCCCTCAAAGACCTCTCTCAGATCAA GGGTGTGGGCAAATGGATCCTAAGACTTATGCAAGGGTTTTTTGAGACTGGTTCAGGTGCTTCTGAACCAGAAGACTTATCTAAAGAAG GTAAGAGAAGGAAAGGAACCAAACGTTATGTACCACAAAAGAATTCCGTTGCATATGCCTTGTTGATAGCCCTGTACAG GGGGATTGCAAATGGGAATGAATTTATGCGTAAACAGGAGCTAATTGATGCAGCTGAAGCAAGTGGACTTTCTCGGGTGCCAATTGC GccagaaaagggaaaaggaaaaccGGGGCAATTTGGAAGTTCTCCAAAGGATTGGTATAGTGGGTGGAACTGCATGAAGACATTGATAACCAAGGGATTAGTTGTTAAATCGAGTTGCCCTGCAAA GTACATGCTAACCCAAGAAGGTCAGGAAGTAGCACATGACTGTCTCATGAGATCTGGTTTGGCTGATCCAGCTGATAGCTTGGCTAATACAGAAGGCTTTTCTGATAAGGGGGCACATGGTATGCCAAATCTGGATTTGGTTCAACTTGACGTGGATATAGATGTGATGCCCGCATCTAGGGGTTTAAGTCAGCAGAAGAaattaccgataaaaaaaagtcAGCAGAAGAAATCAATTGATGTGCCATTTGAATCACTTGAGAGG TTTATGCGCATGGGATACTCTAAGGATCAAGTTCTTAGTGCTTTCACTGAAGTTTCCAAGAGTTCTCAGACGAAGGAGATCTCATCACTCTGGCCAGCAGTTTTGTGTCGTCTTCGAGAGGACCAAGTTTATG GTCACAGACATGTTGTTGGAAGTGAGAGTAGACTGACAGATCATTCTCAAGATGACGGTGGGCATATGCCagaattatattctaataacaCAGCACCAAACTCTTCTACCTTGAgagaattatattctaataacaCAGCACCAAACTCTTCTACCTTGAGAGCTTGCTCATCATCTTCATGT GATCGTCCTGTGCAAAAGTCAAGGATGGATGGTTTAAAAGGAAATATGAATGTTTTAAGCATGCCACCTCTGAGCTTTGGTGAGAGATTTGAGGATGCATATGAAGTGACCTTGATATTGGATGATCGAGAGCAGTTTGCCACTCAGGG TAACTATATATTGGGTTTTAGCTCGCGGTCGAGGAGAATTATCGAGAATATATGTAGTCAATTCAGAATCAAAATAGAG AGGTGTGGACTTAAGAAGCTGATATATCTTGTGGAGGGGGACCCAAATTCTTCCGAAGCTGCCGAAAGCATCAAAACAGC TTGTTTTACTACAGAGATTCTGGAGGGATTTGATGTGCAGCGAACAACTGGTTTGGCTGATACTCTAAAGAAGTATGGTTATCTTACCCAAGCAATATCTCACTACTATAACTCAGTGTTGCCTGAGGACTGCACTAAGGGCGCAGGAGTATGCCCTCCTTATGATGAGTTTGTCAAAAGGTGCCAAGACCTGGATAAAGTTACAGTCAGCGATGTGTTTGCAATTCAACTCATGCAG GTCCCACAAGTTACAGAGGATGTCGCCATTGCTGTTTTGGATTTGTACCCAACACTTCTATCTCTTGCCCGTGCCTACTCTCTTCTT GAGGGCGACCAAAGTGCACAAGAGGAGATGCTTAGCAGACAGAGTAAAGATGTGATCAGTTTAGTTGCTAGTAAGAATATATTCTACTTAGTCTGGGGCAACTGA
- the LOC122292826 gene encoding crossover junction endonuclease MUS81 isoform X4, protein MDMQRRVAVCTENEGLVAYMWSKRQELAEKPKGISENVDMTLSKAYSNMCNSKTPIKSLKDLSQIKGVGKWILRLMQGFFETGSGASEPEDLSKEGKRRKGTKRYVPQKNSVAYALLIALYRGIANGNEFMRKQELIDAAEASGLSRVPIAPEKGKGKPGQFGSSPKDWYSGWNCMKTLITKGLVVKSSCPAKYMLTQEGQEVAHDCLMRSGLADPADSLANTEGFSDKGAHGMPNLDLVQLDVDIDVMPASRGLSQQKKLPIKKSQQKKSIDVPFESLERFMRMGYSKDQVLSAFTEVSKSSQTKEISSLWPAVLCRLREDQVYGHRHVVGSESRLTDHSQDDGGHMPELYSNNTAPNSSTLRELYSNNTAPNSSTLRACSSSSCDRPVQKSRMDGLKGNMNVLSMPPLSFGERFEDAYEVTLILDDREQFATQGRLPVGDGIWIARHKYVDSEYVLDFIVERKNVDDLRCSIRDNRYRDQKLRLLRCGLKKLIYLVEGDPNSSEAAESIKTACFTTEILEGFDVQRTTGLADTLKKYGYLTQAISHYYNSVLPEDCTKGAGVCPPYDEFVKRCQDLDKVTVSDVFAIQLMQVPQVTEDVAIAVLDLYPTLLSLARAYSLLEGDQSAQEEMLSRQSKDVISLVASKNIFYLVWGN, encoded by the exons ATGGACATGCAGAGGCGCGTGGCGGTGTGCACTGAGAACGAGGGCCTTGTGGCGTACATGTGGAGCAAGAGGCAGGAGCTTGCGGAGAAGCCCAAAGGGATCTCCGAGAACGTTGACATGACTCTTTCAAAGGCTTACTCCAATATGTGCAACTCCAAAACCCCAATCAAGTCCCTCAAAGACCTCTCTCAGATCAA GGGTGTGGGCAAATGGATCCTAAGACTTATGCAAGGGTTTTTTGAGACTGGTTCAGGTGCTTCTGAACCAGAAGACTTATCTAAAGAAG GTAAGAGAAGGAAAGGAACCAAACGTTATGTACCACAAAAGAATTCCGTTGCATATGCCTTGTTGATAGCCCTGTACAG GGGGATTGCAAATGGGAATGAATTTATGCGTAAACAGGAGCTAATTGATGCAGCTGAAGCAAGTGGACTTTCTCGGGTGCCAATTGC GccagaaaagggaaaaggaaaaccGGGGCAATTTGGAAGTTCTCCAAAGGATTGGTATAGTGGGTGGAACTGCATGAAGACATTGATAACCAAGGGATTAGTTGTTAAATCGAGTTGCCCTGCAAA GTACATGCTAACCCAAGAAGGTCAGGAAGTAGCACATGACTGTCTCATGAGATCTGGTTTGGCTGATCCAGCTGATAGCTTGGCTAATACAGAAGGCTTTTCTGATAAGGGGGCACATGGTATGCCAAATCTGGATTTGGTTCAACTTGACGTGGATATAGATGTGATGCCCGCATCTAGGGGTTTAAGTCAGCAGAAGAaattaccgataaaaaaaagtcAGCAGAAGAAATCAATTGATGTGCCATTTGAATCACTTGAGAGG TTTATGCGCATGGGATACTCTAAGGATCAAGTTCTTAGTGCTTTCACTGAAGTTTCCAAGAGTTCTCAGACGAAGGAGATCTCATCACTCTGGCCAGCAGTTTTGTGTCGTCTTCGAGAGGACCAAGTTTATG GTCACAGACATGTTGTTGGAAGTGAGAGTAGACTGACAGATCATTCTCAAGATGACGGTGGGCATATGCCagaattatattctaataacaCAGCACCAAACTCTTCTACCTTGAgagaattatattctaataacaCAGCACCAAACTCTTCTACCTTGAGAGCTTGCTCATCATCTTCATGT GATCGTCCTGTGCAAAAGTCAAGGATGGATGGTTTAAAAGGAAATATGAATGTTTTAAGCATGCCACCTCTGAGCTTTGGTGAGAGATTTGAGGATGCATATGAAGTGACCTTGATATTGGATGATCGAGAGCAGTTTGCCACTCAGGG ACGGTTACCAGTTGGAGATGGAATCTGGATAGCTCGCCATAAATATGTTGACAGTGAATACGtacttgattttattgttgaaaGGAAGAATGTTGATGATTTACGCTGTTCCATCAGGGATAATCGATATAGGGACCAAAAACTGAGGCTTTTG AGGTGTGGACTTAAGAAGCTGATATATCTTGTGGAGGGGGACCCAAATTCTTCCGAAGCTGCCGAAAGCATCAAAACAGC TTGTTTTACTACAGAGATTCTGGAGGGATTTGATGTGCAGCGAACAACTGGTTTGGCTGATACTCTAAAGAAGTATGGTTATCTTACCCAAGCAATATCTCACTACTATAACTCAGTGTTGCCTGAGGACTGCACTAAGGGCGCAGGAGTATGCCCTCCTTATGATGAGTTTGTCAAAAGGTGCCAAGACCTGGATAAAGTTACAGTCAGCGATGTGTTTGCAATTCAACTCATGCAG GTCCCACAAGTTACAGAGGATGTCGCCATTGCTGTTTTGGATTTGTACCCAACACTTCTATCTCTTGCCCGTGCCTACTCTCTTCTT GAGGGCGACCAAAGTGCACAAGAGGAGATGCTTAGCAGACAGAGTAAAGATGTGATCAGTTTAGTTGCTAGTAAGAATATATTCTACTTAGTCTGGGGCAACTGA
- the LOC122292826 gene encoding crossover junction endonuclease MUS81 isoform X3, which produces MDMQRRVAVCTENEGLVAYMWSKRQELAEKPKGISENVDMTLSKAYSNMCNSKTPIKSLKDLSQIKGVGKWILRLMQGFFETGSGASEPEDLSKEGKRRKGTKRYVPQKNSVAYALLIALYRGIANGNEFMRKQELIDAAEASGLSRVPIAPEKGKGKPGQFGSSPKDWYSGWNCMKTLITKGLVVKSSCPAKYMLTQEGQEVAHDCLMRSGLADPADSLANTEGFSDKGAHGMPNLDLVQLDVDIDVMPASRGLSQQKKSIDVPFESLERFMRMGYSKDQVLSAFTEVSKSSQTKEISSLWPAVLCRLREDQVYGHRHVVGSESRLTDHSQDDGGHMPELYSNNTAPNSSTLRELYSNNTAPNSSTLRACSSSSCDRPVQKSRMDGLKGNMNVLSMPPLSFGERFEDAYEVTLILDDREQFATQGNYILGFSSRSRRIIENICSQFRIKIEVRRLPVGDGIWIARHKYVDSEYVLDFIVERKNVDDLRCSIRDNRYRDQKLRLLRCGLKKLIYLVEGDPNSSEAAESIKTACFTTEILEGFDVQRTTGLADTLKKYGYLTQAISHYYNSVLPEDCTKGAGVCPPYDEFVKRCQDLDKVTVSDVFAIQLMQVPQVTEDVAIAVLDLYPTLLSLARAYSLLEGDQSAQEEMLSRQSKDVISLVASKNIFYLVWGN; this is translated from the exons ATGGACATGCAGAGGCGCGTGGCGGTGTGCACTGAGAACGAGGGCCTTGTGGCGTACATGTGGAGCAAGAGGCAGGAGCTTGCGGAGAAGCCCAAAGGGATCTCCGAGAACGTTGACATGACTCTTTCAAAGGCTTACTCCAATATGTGCAACTCCAAAACCCCAATCAAGTCCCTCAAAGACCTCTCTCAGATCAA GGGTGTGGGCAAATGGATCCTAAGACTTATGCAAGGGTTTTTTGAGACTGGTTCAGGTGCTTCTGAACCAGAAGACTTATCTAAAGAAG GTAAGAGAAGGAAAGGAACCAAACGTTATGTACCACAAAAGAATTCCGTTGCATATGCCTTGTTGATAGCCCTGTACAG GGGGATTGCAAATGGGAATGAATTTATGCGTAAACAGGAGCTAATTGATGCAGCTGAAGCAAGTGGACTTTCTCGGGTGCCAATTGC GccagaaaagggaaaaggaaaaccGGGGCAATTTGGAAGTTCTCCAAAGGATTGGTATAGTGGGTGGAACTGCATGAAGACATTGATAACCAAGGGATTAGTTGTTAAATCGAGTTGCCCTGCAAA GTACATGCTAACCCAAGAAGGTCAGGAAGTAGCACATGACTGTCTCATGAGATCTGGTTTGGCTGATCCAGCTGATAGCTTGGCTAATACAGAAGGCTTTTCTGATAAGGGGGCACATGGTATGCCAAATCTGGATTTGGTTCAACTTGACGTGGATATAGATGTGATGCCCGCATCTAGGGGTTTAAGTCAGCAGAAGAa ATCAATTGATGTGCCATTTGAATCACTTGAGAGG TTTATGCGCATGGGATACTCTAAGGATCAAGTTCTTAGTGCTTTCACTGAAGTTTCCAAGAGTTCTCAGACGAAGGAGATCTCATCACTCTGGCCAGCAGTTTTGTGTCGTCTTCGAGAGGACCAAGTTTATG GTCACAGACATGTTGTTGGAAGTGAGAGTAGACTGACAGATCATTCTCAAGATGACGGTGGGCATATGCCagaattatattctaataacaCAGCACCAAACTCTTCTACCTTGAgagaattatattctaataacaCAGCACCAAACTCTTCTACCTTGAGAGCTTGCTCATCATCTTCATGT GATCGTCCTGTGCAAAAGTCAAGGATGGATGGTTTAAAAGGAAATATGAATGTTTTAAGCATGCCACCTCTGAGCTTTGGTGAGAGATTTGAGGATGCATATGAAGTGACCTTGATATTGGATGATCGAGAGCAGTTTGCCACTCAGGG TAACTATATATTGGGTTTTAGCTCGCGGTCGAGGAGAATTATCGAGAATATATGTAGTCAATTCAGAATCAAAATAGAG GTTAGACGGTTACCAGTTGGAGATGGAATCTGGATAGCTCGCCATAAATATGTTGACAGTGAATACGtacttgattttattgttgaaaGGAAGAATGTTGATGATTTACGCTGTTCCATCAGGGATAATCGATATAGGGACCAAAAACTGAGGCTTTTG AGGTGTGGACTTAAGAAGCTGATATATCTTGTGGAGGGGGACCCAAATTCTTCCGAAGCTGCCGAAAGCATCAAAACAGC TTGTTTTACTACAGAGATTCTGGAGGGATTTGATGTGCAGCGAACAACTGGTTTGGCTGATACTCTAAAGAAGTATGGTTATCTTACCCAAGCAATATCTCACTACTATAACTCAGTGTTGCCTGAGGACTGCACTAAGGGCGCAGGAGTATGCCCTCCTTATGATGAGTTTGTCAAAAGGTGCCAAGACCTGGATAAAGTTACAGTCAGCGATGTGTTTGCAATTCAACTCATGCAG GTCCCACAAGTTACAGAGGATGTCGCCATTGCTGTTTTGGATTTGTACCCAACACTTCTATCTCTTGCCCGTGCCTACTCTCTTCTT GAGGGCGACCAAAGTGCACAAGAGGAGATGCTTAGCAGACAGAGTAAAGATGTGATCAGTTTAGTTGCTAGTAAGAATATATTCTACTTAGTCTGGGGCAACTGA
- the LOC122292826 gene encoding crossover junction endonuclease MUS81 isoform X6 translates to MDMQRRVAVCTENEGLVAYMWSKRQELAEKPKGISENVDMTLSKAYSNMCNSKTPIKSLKDLSQIKGVGKWILRLMQGFFETGSGASEPEDLSKEGKRRKGTKRYVPQKNSVAYALLIALYRGIANGNEFMRKQELIDAAEASGLSRVPIAPEKGKGKPGQFGSSPKDWYSGWNCMKTLITKGLVVKSSCPAKYMLTQEGQEVAHDCLMRSGLADPADSLANTEGFSDKGAHGMPNLDLVQLDVDIDVMPASRGLSQQKKLPIKKSQQKKSIDVPFESLERFMRMGYSKDQVLSAFTEVSKSSQTKEISSLWPAVLCRLREDQVYGHRHVVGSESRLTDHSQDDGGHMPELYSNNTAPNSSTLRELYSNNTAPNSSTLRACSSSSCDRPVQKSRMDGLKGNMNVLSMPPLSFGERFEDAYEVTLILDDREQFATQGSRSRRIIENICSQFRIKIERCGLKKLIYLVEGDPNSSEAAESIKTACFTTEILEGFDVQRTTGLADTLKKYGYLTQAISHYYNSVLPEDCTKGAGVCPPYDEFVKRCQDLDKVTVSDVFAIQLMQVPQVTEDVAIAVLDLYPTLLSLARAYSLLEGDQSAQEEMLSRQSKDVISLVASKNIFYLVWGN, encoded by the exons ATGGACATGCAGAGGCGCGTGGCGGTGTGCACTGAGAACGAGGGCCTTGTGGCGTACATGTGGAGCAAGAGGCAGGAGCTTGCGGAGAAGCCCAAAGGGATCTCCGAGAACGTTGACATGACTCTTTCAAAGGCTTACTCCAATATGTGCAACTCCAAAACCCCAATCAAGTCCCTCAAAGACCTCTCTCAGATCAA GGGTGTGGGCAAATGGATCCTAAGACTTATGCAAGGGTTTTTTGAGACTGGTTCAGGTGCTTCTGAACCAGAAGACTTATCTAAAGAAG GTAAGAGAAGGAAAGGAACCAAACGTTATGTACCACAAAAGAATTCCGTTGCATATGCCTTGTTGATAGCCCTGTACAG GGGGATTGCAAATGGGAATGAATTTATGCGTAAACAGGAGCTAATTGATGCAGCTGAAGCAAGTGGACTTTCTCGGGTGCCAATTGC GccagaaaagggaaaaggaaaaccGGGGCAATTTGGAAGTTCTCCAAAGGATTGGTATAGTGGGTGGAACTGCATGAAGACATTGATAACCAAGGGATTAGTTGTTAAATCGAGTTGCCCTGCAAA GTACATGCTAACCCAAGAAGGTCAGGAAGTAGCACATGACTGTCTCATGAGATCTGGTTTGGCTGATCCAGCTGATAGCTTGGCTAATACAGAAGGCTTTTCTGATAAGGGGGCACATGGTATGCCAAATCTGGATTTGGTTCAACTTGACGTGGATATAGATGTGATGCCCGCATCTAGGGGTTTAAGTCAGCAGAAGAaattaccgataaaaaaaagtcAGCAGAAGAAATCAATTGATGTGCCATTTGAATCACTTGAGAGG TTTATGCGCATGGGATACTCTAAGGATCAAGTTCTTAGTGCTTTCACTGAAGTTTCCAAGAGTTCTCAGACGAAGGAGATCTCATCACTCTGGCCAGCAGTTTTGTGTCGTCTTCGAGAGGACCAAGTTTATG GTCACAGACATGTTGTTGGAAGTGAGAGTAGACTGACAGATCATTCTCAAGATGACGGTGGGCATATGCCagaattatattctaataacaCAGCACCAAACTCTTCTACCTTGAgagaattatattctaataacaCAGCACCAAACTCTTCTACCTTGAGAGCTTGCTCATCATCTTCATGT GATCGTCCTGTGCAAAAGTCAAGGATGGATGGTTTAAAAGGAAATATGAATGTTTTAAGCATGCCACCTCTGAGCTTTGGTGAGAGATTTGAGGATGCATATGAAGTGACCTTGATATTGGATGATCGAGAGCAGTTTGCCACTCAGGG CTCGCGGTCGAGGAGAATTATCGAGAATATATGTAGTCAATTCAGAATCAAAATAGAG AGGTGTGGACTTAAGAAGCTGATATATCTTGTGGAGGGGGACCCAAATTCTTCCGAAGCTGCCGAAAGCATCAAAACAGC TTGTTTTACTACAGAGATTCTGGAGGGATTTGATGTGCAGCGAACAACTGGTTTGGCTGATACTCTAAAGAAGTATGGTTATCTTACCCAAGCAATATCTCACTACTATAACTCAGTGTTGCCTGAGGACTGCACTAAGGGCGCAGGAGTATGCCCTCCTTATGATGAGTTTGTCAAAAGGTGCCAAGACCTGGATAAAGTTACAGTCAGCGATGTGTTTGCAATTCAACTCATGCAG GTCCCACAAGTTACAGAGGATGTCGCCATTGCTGTTTTGGATTTGTACCCAACACTTCTATCTCTTGCCCGTGCCTACTCTCTTCTT GAGGGCGACCAAAGTGCACAAGAGGAGATGCTTAGCAGACAGAGTAAAGATGTGATCAGTTTAGTTGCTAGTAAGAATATATTCTACTTAGTCTGGGGCAACTGA